The DNA sequence CTCCTTTAAGATTTGAAACACAATCCTCAAGTGTTCCTCATGCTCTTTCGCCGTCTAAGAATAAACTAAGATGTTGTCTATGAAAACCACGacgaatttgtccaaaaagggacgaaatactctattcatgtagtCCATGAACACAGCAGGTGCATTTgttaacccaaaggacatcaccGCAAACTCGCAGTATCCATAGCGTGTCCTAAAcgcagtcttagggatatcatcctctttcacccttatctgatggtaaccAGATCTCAAATTGATCTTGGAAATcactccagctccttgcaattgatccatcaagtcatctatccttggcagCGGATACTTGTTCTTCGcagtcactttgttcaactgTCGATAGTCCACACACAGTCGcattcctccatccttcttctttaccaataaaactggcgctccccacggagaaacacttggtggAATGAACCTCTTGTTTAGAAGCTCTTCTAACTGAGTCCTGCCAGCTCTATCGGAGCCATCCGATATGGTGCAATCGATACTGGCCCGACTCCCGGCACCAGTTCAATCGCAAATTCAATCTCCCTTTGAGGTGGGAACTCAAGGATATCATCCGGGAATACCTCCTGAAAGTCTCtaactaccggaatctgatctaaGTTTTGGGTATCTCCCAAAGCATTAGCAGTCAACAAGATATAACCCTGGCACTCTTCCTCACTACAGTGCACCATTACAGAGTTCAGGTAATAACCCTTAGCTATCACTGCTCCATATTCTTCTTTCGGCATGAACTGAATTGACTgctcaaagcaatccaacaaaactCGGTTCTTCAACAACCAATTAAaccccaaaatcatctccaaccTAATCATTGGTAAACagatcaaatcatgcacaaagtCTCTACCCTCAAGCCTAAATCCTACTTGTCTACAACCTGACCTAGTCACCACCGTCTGATGCAGAGTGTGTACATGCAATTCAAATGATAACTTTGACACTTTCAGACCTAGTTCCTCAACTTTAGCAAATGAAATAAACGATTGCGAAGCTCCAGTATCATACAATGCAATTAAGGTTTAATCACCAATTAAACATATACCTCTCATCAAAGTATCCGCCTTAGAAGCATCCTTGGCATTCACAGCAAAAACTCGACCTTGATGCTGACTCTGACCCGCATTTGGGTTCTTCCCACGAGTGCAATCCCTCGCAATATGACCAAGCAAGCCACAGTTGAAGTTACCACCTAAACCAATCTTGCAAGAGTCATATAGATGAAAACGCCCACAACGTACACAAGTCAAATCTGGAGAAATCTTACTCTGATTTCCTCTCTCTTTGGCATAATGAAACTGGTTCTGAGCATTCTTTCTGAAACCTCCTTGCCCTTGAGGCGCATATCCTCCTCTCTTGAAACTCTGACCTCTCGGATGAAAATATTTGCCACGCCCCTTACTAGTGTTCCCTCCATGAGTATCCTTGGACGAAGCTACTGTCTTGGCATACTCCTCAACCACCCTCGCCTTGTCCACCAAATCAGATAAAGTATGAATCTCTATAGGAGCCACAGCAGTCATGATGTTGTCCTTCAATCCCCTCTGATACTTGATACATTTCCAGCTTTCATAGGTCTTCGGGACACCTTGACACACCCTATAGAACCTACAAAGCTCCTCAAATTTGCTTGTGTAGTCTGCCATAGACAGGGAACCTTGCTTTAGCTGCATCAGTTCTATATCCTTCGCTTCCCTTGCAGACTTAAGAAAGTACTTCATGTAGAAGGTCGTTTGGAATACGTCCCAAGGAACATCAGCATTCTGAAGCTGGAACAAGCGGCACTCTTCTTGCCACCTGTGCTGAGCCTCTCCCGCAAGATGATATGCGGCAAAATCCACATAGTGGTTATTTGGAACGTGCTGCGCCTGTAAGgcacgctccatggcctgaaactaGTTGTCCGCTTCTGTAGGATTGGTTGATCCTCAGAAAATTGGTGGATAAACCTTGAGAAAAGTCGCCAAGGTCATCGGATCACCCCCCTGTTATCTCTATTTCCCACAACATTCTCATTCGCATTTCCTTCGCCATTCCTGTTTCCGTTTCCGGCcggttggcctaacctctgcacagcttgcagagtcgcagcagcattaGTTTCCATGGTATTCACAAGGTTTGCCATGGCCGCCATGAATTCGGCATGGTTGTCAGCCGGTTGCTCATTCCTACTCTCTCGCGAACGTGCTCGACCTCGTCCGCGAGTGGCCAGTAGGGtttctgtctacaccaaacaatcgatatcaaggtgatcagtctcaatatcaaaagactagtgcttcaattatcccaaacaggcactcacaaacaagcatgctatgtaatatcaagtagataacctaatagcatcaaagaaaagacacacagagtatgcaataaagcacaatcggtccattcctcaggcttaCAAGGACGAACCACTCTGATACCGCTAAATGTAACACcataattagcctaagctttacctcgcatcgtaaagcaaaggttaatcagagagtACGACAGTTCTAAgatcatacatataatatatagaaagaattaataaaatctagaagcccgatgaaggatatagctcaaaaaaaGGATTTAAAGCGCAAAACATACTCGTGAAGCTTCTAACTTGAAGCACAAGAAacagatataatataacaaaagctaagtatataatagtatgagaatctagccacggctcgtggAGTTTAAGCTGGCTAGCTATATATAGACATACAGAAACCTGACAGTAAAAAcaacttatacaagtttttctctctcaatacaagcctctaggcaaaagcaAAGTACAAAAGCAAGAGAATAAACAAAAGAGATCAAAAGACTTCAAAACAGATAGAGATCTTCCACTCCTGTGTCCATCCatgcaactcaccgaggtgggttgcgacctgcatctgaaaaataacaacaaaaatatggtatgagaaccggaggttctcagtatggtaacagtacccagtgatgtaggatataagaccccgggatgccaaaggcaatcctagacttcatatccatcacaagattaaTCTTAAAGCATACTAAGACAATAAAGCATAATTTAAACCTCAATACAACTTAAAGCCTTAGTAGTATCAAATGGGTAATCTAGCTTAAAGGATTCTCTAATCTAATGGTGCAGAATTTAGagtccacaaactaactggcaagtgcaccgggtcgtaccaagtaatacctcaggtgagtgagggtcgatcccatgaggattgatggactaagcaacaacggttgattaatttacttagttagacaaacaaaaaagagtgttttggtattcaaaagcattaaacaataattcagaaattaaaacagcaagcagtaaatttatgagaataatatatggagaaac is a window from the Arachis hypogaea cultivar Tifrunner chromosome 17, arahy.Tifrunner.gnm2.J5K5, whole genome shotgun sequence genome containing:
- the LOC140180631 gene encoding uncharacterized protein, encoding MERALQAQHVPNNHYVDFAAYHLAGEAQHRWQEECRLFQLQNADVPWDVFQTTFYMKYFLKSAREAKDIELMQLKQGSLSMADYTSKFEELCRFYRVCQGVPKTYESWKCIKYQRGLKDNIMTAVAPIEIHTLSDLVDKARVVEEYAKTVASSKDTHGGNTSKGRGKYFHPRGQSFKRGGYAPQGQGGFRKNAQNQFHYAKERGNQSKISPDLTCVRCGRFHLYDSCKIGLGGNFNCGLLGHIARDCTRGKNPNAGQSQHQGRVFAVNAKDASKADTLMRVEELGLKVSKLSFELHVHTLHQTVVTRSGCRQVGFRLEGRDFVHDLICLPMIRLEMILGFNWLLKNRVLLDCFEQSIQFMPKEEYGAVIAKGYYLNSVMVHCSEEECQGYILLTANALGDTQNLDQIPVVRDFQEVFPDDILEFPPQREIEFAIELVPGVGPVSIAPYRMAPIELAGLS